TGGCGCGGTAGGACGCCAGTTTGCGCCGCGCAAATTCACAGTAAGCCTCAGAGTCCAGCGGTTCTGGGCTGGCTGCATTGACGGCCAGACGCAGCGCCAGGGCCGCGTCCCAGTCGGCCGCGCTGCCCAGTGGCCGCCGCTCGGCGTCACGGTTCAGGCGGGTGGGCGGCACTGTGCGGGTGGTGGTGAGCACGGTGTCCTCGTGAACGCCGTACCCAGCGGCGCGAAACTCATCGGCCGCGCCCTCGTCGCCGCCTGGGGTGTCTACCCCGAAGGTGCGGTGGGTGGTTCCCGGATGGGCCGCCACAAAGGCCTCTTCCCAGCGTGTCAGGTCGCCAGGCTGCGGCGGCGCCGGCATCAGCAGAAAGTTCCCCCACCAGAAGGTCGGATTATGCGGCGAGCGAATGACAGTGGCGGCCGGGCCGCGCTCAATCTGGGCGCCCTCAAGGCGGCGCAGGGACAGGTCGGTAAAATACGCCAGAGACGTGGGCATGGCCGCAGGCTAAGGCAGCCCCGGCGCGCGCCGCATCCGCCGCCTGGCTCAGGGCGTGCCCGGCAAATACTGCCAGTCCACGCCACTGAGGGCCGCACTGGCGCTGAGGCTGACCGTCACGGCCGCCGAGGTCTGTTCGGTGCGGGTCACCAGGGTGTTCCAGCCGCGCGCCAGGGTTAGGGCCGCCTGCACGCGGCCTGGCACGGCCTGCCCACCAGACAGCGTCACGGTGCAGGTCCGGGCACCGCTCAAGGTGGCGGGGCGGTCGGCGTATAGAAACTGCCGCGTGGTCAGCACGACGTTGACCGGACTTGCCTGCAACGTGACCGCCGAGGTCGCTGGGTTCAGGCGGCCAGCCACCTGGCCGCTGGCAAGAAAGCGGCCGGCCCGCAGCAGCAGCAGCCGGGCAGTGGGTGGACTCAGGATTGGGGCCCCACGGCACTGCGCGCCCTGCACCGCCGCCGGAAAAGCGGTCAGCTCTTCGGCCAGCGTTCCTACTTGCGGTGGGGGACTGGGCAGGGTCAGGGTGTAGGCGCCGCCGGCCTCCACTGCCCCCCGCACGATGTCGCGTTCGGCGCCGTCCAGCACCGCAGTCAGAATGACTTCCCCCCGAGCAGGCGGATAAATCACAGTGCCGCCGCCCTGGGCGGGCGGGGCGTAGGCCGAGCAGGCGAACAGGCCCGCCGTCAGCACCGTCCGCAGGAACGCCAGGGCCAGCGCATCAACTGACATATGCCAGAAACTTAACACTCTGGACTAGGGGAAGGCCTTAACTGTGGGCAAAAGTGGAGAGACATGAAGTCTTGCGCTGCCCGAGCAAAGACATACACCTCTTCAAATAATCCAGATAAGCACACACCTCGCTGCCGTGGCCCAATAGTTATTCGGAAGCCACAAAGAAGCCATGTCTCAAGAGAGCCTTTGAATAGGCCGCTTGTTTGAGGCGCCGGATAGACCGACTCCCACTCACCGAGCCTTCGCCGCTCGCGTTGCTGGCTTAACCTAATCTCGGCGCAGCGGCCTATTCAATCTGATGCCCCTGGTCGCTTTCCACCGCGATAGACTGACGCTCTGTGTCCAATCCGCTGCCGACTCGCCATGAGCTGCTCCGCGCTCCCCAGTTTCCCAGGTCGCAGGCCTACGATCCGGCGTGGATTGTTCAGCACGAAATGGGTCCCCACGCCCTCTGGCTTACGGAATGGCTGTGTGAAGTCATGACCCTGCGGCCGGGCATGCGGGTGCTTGACTTGGCCTGCGGCCAGGCCCTAAGTTCCATCTTTCTTGCACGCGAATTTGGGGTTCAGGTGTGGGCAACCGACCTCTGGATCTCCGCCACCGACAATGCAGAGCGAATTCGGGGGGCGGCCCTTCAGGATCAGGTGTTTCCCATCCATGCGGACGCGCGCCACCTGCCGTTTGCCGACGAATTCTTTGATGCCATCCTCTGCATTGACGCGTTTGAATACTTCGGCACCGACGCCTCATTTCTGCCTTCCCTCATTCGGTATCTCAAACCAGGCCATCAGGTCGGCATCGTCAATGCGGGGGTGCAAACGGAACTGGACGAGTTGCCCGGAGAGTGGCCACCTGATTTTGCCGCCTTCCATACGCCGGCCTGGTGGCGCCGCCACTGGACGATGTCACGCACGGTGCAGGTGGAAAGAGCAGAGCAGATGCCAGGGGGCCGAGCGCTGTGGATGCAGTGGAATGAGGCTGTGGGGTCGGAAAACAGCTATCTGACGACAGAGGCTGGAGCGCACCTGGGCTTTCACCGGGTGGTGGCCCGGCGCACAGGCTAGGGTGGCGCGCAGGTAGTGGGCACCTACGGCTTGACGCTCTCGATCAATTCGAACGGCGAAGTCTCCCACTCGCCCTCTCCCGGCGACTGCAAGGCAACAGCGTCATGCTGAAGCCACTCGAATTCTCCCAACACCTCTTGGCCGCTGGGTGCCGCGCTAGAGTCAACGGGGCAGTCCTCAGTCGGCGCGGCTGGTGGGCTACTCCCCTGTTTCTCGCGCGCCCACTGGAGCCGTTATGCCCATTCGAATGATGACCCTTTTCTGCGCCGCCCTTCTGCTCCTGGGCATTTCGGCGGCTCCACCTGCGCCCCGCACCCTGAGTTTTACAGTGGGCGCTGCCGGACAGGACATTGCGGTGCAACCTGGAGACCTGCTGCGCTTTTCTCTTAGCGCGGCGGCCGGGACAGGCTATACCTGGCGGGCGCTGGAGGTGGACCCGGCCTTTCTGACCCTGGTGGAGAAACGCACATCCAGCGTGGTCCCCGCCCAAGGGGGCGTGCCCGTCGTTGGTGGGCCAGGGCCCCTCACGGTCTACACCTACCGGGTAACCGCGGCCCTCAAGCAGGGAACAACCGACCTCACTGTCCCCCTGTATTTCGCGCACCTCCCACCTGGCCGGGCCTTTACTGCCGATGTTCGACTGGTTCAGTTCAATCTCGTCGCGCGCTGACACCGCACAGATGAGACTGGTCACTGCGGCCTGTCTGATCTAGCAGCGTGACAGACCAGCCCCAGGCCCTCGCCTGGGGCTTTCCTTCAGGGACGTAGGACCGCGTTCTAGCCTGGCCACGGTCACAGGGCCATCTGGAACGCAAGCCTTTCTCCGGGTACAGCTGAATGCGGCCAAGCAAAAGTGAGGCGTCCCGAGCGGGTCACGCCACACCCAGAAGGTGGTCAGCAGGGTTAGAAGAAGCTATCCCTCGGTTCATGCCATCCGATGTTGAGTTGCCCAGGCCACAGGCTTAGGGTGAGTGCCCACACCGCAGAGTTGAGCCGCAATCAAGAGCAGCTCAGCTCCGCAGTCCCTGGCCGCTACCGGCAGTTTCGGCCTGTAATGCCACAGGGTTCGCGCATGGTAAACGGCGCTTCTAGCGCGGCGTCGGCCAGACGCTTGGCCAGGTCTGCGGCCCCCTCTACCAGCACGGGGTCCAGGATCCGGTCGCGCGGGGAGTGGTAAGCAGGGTCTTCGCCCCGGTGCAAAAACAGGGTGCGAATCCTCAGGACCTTGAACGCGGCGTGGTCACTGCGGCCAGTGAGATTGAGGCTGCGGCCAAAGGTCTCGCGGGTGCTGACCGGCTCGTCCTCAAACAGGCGCACGTCTGGCTGCACCCGGCGCACCAGCGCCCGCAGGTCCTCGTGGGCGGCGACCCCCAGCGGCTGGGCCGCCACCCCCACCATGTCCAGATTCAGCACCGCGCGCGTGTGGCGCAGAGACGGACTGTACTGCTGCGCAAACAGGCGGCTGCCGTTAATGCCTGTTTCCTCATCGTCAAACAGCACAAACCAGGCGCGCTCGGCCAGGGGGGTGCCGGCCGCCTGCCGGGCCAGATGCAGCACGGCCAGCACGCCGCTGGCGTTGTCGTTGGCGCCAGGGCTCCCCGGCACGCTGTCCAGGTGCGCGCCGAACAGCACGTCCGGCGTGGAATCCACCCGCGCGGCCAGCAGGTTGGACGCCGTGACGGTGCGCGTCCTCGTGCGGGTGGTAAACATCACGGTCTGCCCGACCTGCCGCAGCAGCGCGGCGCCGTCCTGGGCCGGCAGTTCCAGCAGCGGCAGCGTGGTGCCGTCCACCCGGCTGGGCTTGGGCGGCTGCGCGCAGTCATTGACAATCGCCAGGCCCAGGCCGCCCGCGTCCACTACAGCGTCGGCCAGCGCCGCCCAGCGCCCGGCCGGGCAGGTGGTCACGGCCAGCTGGCCCAGCAGCTGCAGGCGCTCCAGGGTGGCTGTGGTGGCGTCCGGCGGAATCCGCACCAACCGGGCCTCCTGCTCGCCGCCCTGCGCGCCCCAAAGCGTGTGGCCGCGCAGGACCTGCCCGCCCACACGCACCTCGGCGCCCAGGCCTTCTAACACCGTGACCTCAAAGGGCTGCCGGGTCACGCGGTAGCCCAGGGCGGTCAGGTGCGCCGCCGCCCACTCCAGCGTGCGGGCATGGCCCGGCGTGCTTGGCGCGCGCGGCCCAAAGGTGCGCAGCGCCGCCCAGTCGCCGGCCACAGTGCCCTGCTGCGCGGCAGCTTGTAGCGGCGGATTAACCGGCCGCGTGAGCCAGCGGTAGCCCCACCAACCCAGCGCCAGCAGCACCAGCGCGGGCAGCAGGATTTTCCAGGGGGCAATCGCTGGCCGCGTGGGCAGCGCGCGGGTGCGGGGGAACATAGAGGCAGCATAAGGGGGCGGGACACGGCACGTGAGCGCATTTGACAAGAGAATCCAGAGCAGCCACCAGCCTTCGCCCTTCTTCTCAGGCAAACGACGTGAGTGTCTGTGACAGACAGCGGCGCCCACACAATTGAGGGGCACCCCTGGTCCTGGAGGAACGGGCAGACGCTAAAACTCAGGCGGGGATCAGCGAAGCCAAGAGGCGACCAAGCAGAGCAGCGAGGAATCCAGGCGGAGTCAGCCCAACCGGGGACCGCGCCGGGCCGCCTGAACAGCACAGGGGCAGTGGGCCGCGACCCGCTGAACGGCGGCCCTGTGCCTGCCCAGCCTGCCAGAACACGGCCTCAATAGGGCGCCTGACCGCATGCCCTTTGGCGCCGATGCTCTAGACTGCTCTGTGTGAATGTCAGGAATTTTTCCATTATCGCCCATGTGGACCACGGGAAATCGACCCTCGCGGACCGCATTCTGGAGCGGCTGGGCGCCATGTCCGAACGGGACAAGCGCGACCAGACCCTCGACACCTTAGAACTGGAACGCGAGCGCGGCATCACCATCAAGTCCACCCCGGTGCGGCTGTCCTATACCCGGGAGAACGGGGAGCAGTACACCTTCAACCTCATTGACACGCCGGGCCACGTGGACTTCAACTACGAGGTCTCGCGCAGCCTGGCCGCCTGCGAGGGCGTGCTGCTGCTGGTGGACGCCTCGCAGGGGGTTGAGGCGCAGACCATCGTGAACGCCTACCTGGCGATTGACAACAACCTCGAAATTGTGCCGGTGGTCAACAAGATTGACCTGCCCGCTGCCGACCCCGAAGGCGCCGCCCAGGAGCTGGAAGACGTGATTGGGATTCCCGCCAAGGACGCCGTGTTCGCCTCGGGCAAGGCGGGGCTGGGCATCCCCGAGATTCTGGAAGCCATCGTGGAGCGCATTCCAGCGCCCAGCGGCGACCCAGAGGCGCCCCTCAAGGCGCTGATTTTCGACTCGTTCTATGACGCCTATCAGGGCGTGATCCTGTTCGTGCGCGTGCTGGAAGGCACTTTGAAGGCCAAGCATCAGATTCTGCTGATGAACGCCGGCAAGACCTTCGAGGTGGACAAGGTGGGCACCTTCAGCCCTGGCCTGGTCGTGGGACAAGAACTCTCTGCGGGTGCAGTGGGCTGGGTGGCGGCCGGCATCAAAGACATCCACGACGCGCAGGTGGGCGACACCCTGACCGGCAAGGACGTGCAGACGGCCGAGGCCTTCCCCGGCTTCAAACCTGCGCAGCCGGTGGTGTTTAGCGGCCTCTACCCCACCGACACCGAGGACTACCGCAAGCTGCGGGACGCGCTGGACAAGCTCAAACTCAACGACGCGGCCTTTTCCTTCGAGCCGGAAACCAGTGAAGCGCTGGGCTTTGGGTTTCGCTGCGGCTTTCTGGGCCTGCTGCACGCCGAGATTATTCAGGAGCGCCTGGAGCGCGAATACGACCTGGACCTGATCGCCACCGCGCCCGCCGTGGTGTACCGCGTGACCCTGACCAACGGCGAGATCTTTGAGACCCAGAACCCGGCCGAGTTTCCCACCCGTGACCGCATCACCAGTGTCGAAGAGCCGTACATCAAGCTGAGCATCATGCTGCCCGAGGAGTACGTGGGCACCGTGATGCAGCTGCTGCAAGAGCGCCGGGGCTCCATGATCACCATGAACTATGTGGGCAAGCGCGTGGAGCTGCTGTACGAGGTGCCGTTCGGGGAAATCCTGTACGACTTCCACGACCGCCTCAAAAGCATCTCGCGCGGGTACGCCAGCATGGACTACGAGCAGATCGGCTACCGCGAAGGCGACCTGCGCAAGGTGGACATCATGGTAAACAACGAGGTCATTGACGCGCTGGCCGTCATTGTTCACGAGACCAAGACCTACAGCCTGGGCCGCAAGATTGTGGACAAGATGGCCGACGTGATTCCGCGCCAGATGTTCCCAGTGCCGGTGCAGGCCGTGATTGGGGCCAAGATCATTGCGCGCGCCACCGTCAAGGCCTTCCGCAAGGACGTGCTGGCCAAGTGTTACGGCGGCGACATCAGCCGCAAGAAGAAGCTGCTGGAAAAGCAGAAGAAGGGCCGCGCCCGCATGAAGCAGTTCGGCACCGTGGAGGTGCCCCAGGAAGCCTTCCTGGCCGTGCTGAGCACCGAAGAATAACCGCGCCGACAATTCAGTCCTTAGCCTCCTGACCGGCTCCGGCCGGTCAAGTTTTGTTGCTGAGGCCACTGCGGCCCTCTACCCTCTTTCAGTGTGACCTCTTGCACAAAAGGCACAGTCAGTGTTACGCTGTAAACGTAAAAGCAAACGGCTTTACGCGGAGGAAAGATGACGACTCACGATGCCCAATCTTTACAGCAGGCGTTCAAACAGCTCCGTCAGGAGCAGACGGCCCTACAAGGCCGGTTTCAAAGCCGCGCCGAGGTGCAGCAGCAGCGCAAGAACCGCGAGGTCCTGACCCAGGCGGCCGAATACACGGTGGACAATATCGTGCGCGAATCGGCCGATGTGCAGCTGGAAGTCGGCGCTGTCATGGCGCAGCTGGAACAGCGGCTGTCCGGCGAAGCGACCAAACTGAGCCAGCTTGTGACCGCCACCGAGGTCGCCCAGCGCGAACTGGCCGAACTGCGCCGCCTCCGGGTGGCGGCCGACGCTCTGGCCGCCCTGCAACAGGACAGCCGCGACCGGCTGGCCCGGCTGAACGGTGAACATCAGGCCCGGCTGGACGCCCTGGACCGCGAGCAGGCCGCTGACCGCCGCACCTGGGAACGCGAGGACGCTGAATTTGCCGCCGAGGCCCAGCGCATGCAGGCCGACACTGCCCGCGAACGCCAGCAGGAAGAAGCAGACCACACCTACCGGCGTCAGCGCGAGCGCCAGCACGACGCCGACGCCCAGCACGCCGCTGACCGTGCCCAGGAGCGTGACCTTGCCGAGCGCCGCCTGACCCTGGAGCGCGACTGGCGGGAGCGCGAAGCCGCCCTGCAAACAACCGCTGAGCACTTTGAAAAAGACCTCGCGCGGGTCGAAGCCTTTCCGCAGGTGCTGGAAGAAGAGGTCAGGAAGGCGCGTGAAGAAGGCATCCGGCAGGCAGGTGCCGACGCCAAGGTGCGCTCGGACCTGCTGGAACGCGAGTGGGCGGCCAGCAAGCAGGGCTTTGAGCTTCACCTTGAGTCGCTTCAGGCGTCCATCGCGGCGGCCGAGGCGCAGGTGGCCGAACTCCAGGCCCAGCAGCAGCGCGTGAGCGAACAGACCCAGGGCCTCGCGGCCCGCGCGTTCCGAGGTGAAGCGTGACCCCCAAGCGTCCCGGCGAGACCGCCACCAAAGCCAAGATTCTCGAAGCCTTCGACGACCTCAGCACCGAATACACGCAGTTAGAAGGGCAACTGAACGCCCTGAAAAGCCAGCTGAACCAGAAAGAAAAAGAGGTGCGCGAGGCCCAGAAACAGGCGCAGCAGACGCAAAAGGCGCAGCAGGCCCCCGCAGGACCAATGGCCGAAGCGGCGAAAACCCTGCCCACCACCCCGGAAGGCAAGCCCGGCCGCATGGAAGTGGCCCTGGGCCTGCTCGCGCAGCTTCAGGCCGGGGCGTCCGGCACGCTGGCCGAACTGTCCGAGCAGCTCAGCGCCGAGGCTGCCGGGCTTCAGGGCGTGCTGAAGCTGGCCCAGGCCGAGCGTGAAGCATTGAAAGAGCTGTACGACCTGGACGCAGGTGAAGACGCGCTGCGCCACCTGCTGGCCGAGTACGACGCGGCGGCCGAAAGCGCCCGCACCGAGGCCGAAAGCCGTCAGGCCCAGGTGGCCGAGGACTGGGAAGCGCGCCAGCGCGAGTGGCAGACCGAGCAGGACGCCCGGGAGCGCAGCGTGCAGGAGCGCGACCTGACCGCCGCGACCACCCAGGAACGCGAGGATGCCGATTATCAGTACAGCCGCGACCTGGCCCGGCGCCTGGATGACGAAACCTACCGCGCCGAACAGGCCGAACTGACCCGCACCCGCGCCGAGCGCCTGGACACGCAGG
Above is a genomic segment from Deinococcus betulae containing:
- a CDS encoding GNAT family N-acetyltransferase, which translates into the protein MPTSLAYFTDLSLRRLEGAQIERGPAATVIRSPHNPTFWWGNFLLMPAPPQPGDLTRWEEAFVAAHPGTTHRTFGVDTPGGDEGAADEFRAAGYGVHEDTVLTTTRTVPPTRLNRDAERRPLGSAADWDAALALRLAVNAASPEPLDSEAYCEFARRKLASYRAMQAAGQGAVFGAFEADGTMLSGLGIFDAGQGVARYQSVETHPEARSRGLAGTLVHTAAEWARQTLGTRTLVIVADPGYHAQALYERVGFRPTETQLGIERRPAEDQAWSG
- a CDS encoding SAM-dependent methyltransferase encodes the protein MSNPLPTRHELLRAPQFPRSQAYDPAWIVQHEMGPHALWLTEWLCEVMTLRPGMRVLDLACGQALSSIFLAREFGVQVWATDLWISATDNAERIRGAALQDQVFPIHADARHLPFADEFFDAILCIDAFEYFGTDASFLPSLIRYLKPGHQVGIVNAGVQTELDELPGEWPPDFAAFHTPAWWRRHWTMSRTVQVERAEQMPGGRALWMQWNEAVGSENSYLTTEAGAHLGFHRVVARRTG
- a CDS encoding protease inhibitor I42 family protein codes for the protein MPIRMMTLFCAALLLLGISAAPPAPRTLSFTVGAAGQDIAVQPGDLLRFSLSAAAGTGYTWRALEVDPAFLTLVEKRTSSVVPAQGGVPVVGGPGPLTVYTYRVTAALKQGTTDLTVPLYFAHLPPGRAFTADVRLVQFNLVAR
- a CDS encoding M28 family metallopeptidase codes for the protein MFPRTRALPTRPAIAPWKILLPALVLLALGWWGYRWLTRPVNPPLQAAAQQGTVAGDWAALRTFGPRAPSTPGHARTLEWAAAHLTALGYRVTRQPFEVTVLEGLGAEVRVGGQVLRGHTLWGAQGGEQEARLVRIPPDATTATLERLQLLGQLAVTTCPAGRWAALADAVVDAGGLGLAIVNDCAQPPKPSRVDGTTLPLLELPAQDGAALLRQVGQTVMFTTRTRTRTVTASNLLAARVDSTPDVLFGAHLDSVPGSPGANDNASGVLAVLHLARQAAGTPLAERAWFVLFDDEETGINGSRLFAQQYSPSLRHTRAVLNLDMVGVAAQPLGVAAHEDLRALVRRVQPDVRLFEDEPVSTRETFGRSLNLTGRSDHAAFKVLRIRTLFLHRGEDPAYHSPRDRILDPVLVEGAADLAKRLADAALEAPFTMREPCGITGRNCR
- the lepA gene encoding translation elongation factor 4, giving the protein MNVRNFSIIAHVDHGKSTLADRILERLGAMSERDKRDQTLDTLELERERGITIKSTPVRLSYTRENGEQYTFNLIDTPGHVDFNYEVSRSLAACEGVLLLVDASQGVEAQTIVNAYLAIDNNLEIVPVVNKIDLPAADPEGAAQELEDVIGIPAKDAVFASGKAGLGIPEILEAIVERIPAPSGDPEAPLKALIFDSFYDAYQGVILFVRVLEGTLKAKHQILLMNAGKTFEVDKVGTFSPGLVVGQELSAGAVGWVAAGIKDIHDAQVGDTLTGKDVQTAEAFPGFKPAQPVVFSGLYPTDTEDYRKLRDALDKLKLNDAAFSFEPETSEALGFGFRCGFLGLLHAEIIQERLEREYDLDLIATAPAVVYRVTLTNGEIFETQNPAEFPTRDRITSVEEPYIKLSIMLPEEYVGTVMQLLQERRGSMITMNYVGKRVELLYEVPFGEILYDFHDRLKSISRGYASMDYEQIGYREGDLRKVDIMVNNEVIDALAVIVHETKTYSLGRKIVDKMADVIPRQMFPVPVQAVIGAKIIARATVKAFRKDVLAKCYGGDISRKKKLLEKQKKGRARMKQFGTVEVPQEAFLAVLSTEE